The sequence below is a genomic window from Paenibacillus silvisoli.
GAGTTCGACTTCAAAGCGCTGCATTCCAGAGATGTATTCACGGATGCATCGGAGCTGCAGCAGGCATTCATGACAGGTTATTCAAGCCTGCGCAAGCTGTCGCCTTTATTTGCTATCAAGCAGCTGTATTATCAGCTTTTTGAAACCGTCGAGCTCATTTCGGTGGCCTATCTGCATTGGGGAGAAGAATCCTACCAGGGGTATAAAGCTAGTGCCAAGTCATGGTATGAGCAGATTGAAGCTGCATGGTCATCAGGAAACAAGAACTAATCATGTATAACGAAAGAAAGCCCCACGGACTTCTAAGTTGGGGCTTTCCTTTATGTGTTGAGCAAAAATCTAACTTTCATCGTCTTTAGGAATGGTTATTCGGCTGGCAGGAACCAGCAACCCGACAAGTACGATAGCCAGCATCCCGGAAGCCTGAACGACTAAATTTATTGAATACCGGAAAAATACACCTTATACGCATTCGAACCGCTCTTCGTCTGCATACCGTTCCATCCCGCGGCATCGGTGATTCCCGCTTGGAAGGTCATCTCGTACTTCTTGTCGGATTTCAGGCTGTCACTCAGCTTCAACACGACCTCAGTGACGATTTTACCTGTATCGTTCAAGCCGTCGGATTCGATTCCAATGACTGTGCCGTCATTTTGACGAATAACGAAGGCCGCTTTGCTGATATTTCTCACCGGCTCGCTAAACAGCACCTTCACGGTTGTACTGCTTAGCGGAACGGCTTCCTTGACGTATGGAATCCGATTTTCCAAATCCGTACCTGCGAACGTCTCTTGATTCGCTTGATTTGCCGTAATCAGCGTCGAGACGCCGGTAACGGCGGCGACATACACATGTCCGGGTTTGAACAATGCCGGATTACTGTCGCTGTTGCGGAACTGAACGGTAACCGCCTTATCTGTTCCAGGCTTGCGCAGCTCGAATGCCGACCATCCGGCCGTTGACACGGCAGCCCCATTATCGGTCAATATTGTCGCTTTCAAATTGGTCACGTCCGAATCGGTGATCGCACGGGTAAACGAGATCGACAACGTATTTTCATTTATGGCCGTGATGCTCTCCAATTGGACCGGAATGACTGGATTCGCTACACCGCCGAACTGCCAATTCCTTGACGTATCCATTACATTGCCCGCCAAATCGGAAATGCCGGCAATATTCAAGCTGTACACCGTTGCGTCTTTCTGCGGTGATGTCGTCAAGGTCACGGTACGGCTGTCATCCGCAAGCACCGCTTTCGTCACCGACAATCCTTTGTCGATCGTATAGCGGCCCGTAAGAACGGCTTGATCCCGGTTCACCTTCTCGCTGAATACTACGGTGACCGAAGCGTCCGCGTTCACTTTCACCGAAGTTACGGTCGGCTTCTTGACATCGTTGTTGCCGATAAACGTAAAATCTCTCTTATTCATCACATTGCCCGCCAAATCCTTCACGCCGCTGATCGTGAGCCGGTATGAGCGATCGTCATCCTGCTGCGACGTCGTCAGCGTCACTGTCCTTTTGTCCGATGACAGTTGAAGATCCGTGACCTTCAAACCGTTATTGAGGACGTAGTTGGCTGAACTCGCGGCGGATCTTGAATCCACTTGTTCCGAGAACGTAATTACGATCGTCCGCGGAGGCAAGGTGACAAACGAATCTACTGTCGGCCTCGTCGTATCGCCGGACAGAGACGTATACGGATTCGCGATGCCATCCACGTATAAATAGTACGTCCGATTGCCGATTTGGAGATCGGTAACGACGGTTACGGTCAAGCCGTCGGAGCTCAAGAATGTACTCTTAATATCCACTCTATTGCCGTAGACATCATGGAGCGCGAACCTGTCTTTGTCAGCGGATGAAGCTTTTGTGCTCAACGTCACAAATAAGATATTGTTTTCGATCGGCACAACCGAACGAACTTTCAGCGCATCCATTTGCGTATCCGCATAGATAGCGTAAACCGCGTTCACCAGAAGGCCGCGCGTCGCATAATCGGTATAGTCGTTTTGCTCCGGCAACCATTTGTTTTTCAAAGCGATGCCGACGGATTCTCTCGCCCAATCGGATACGTTCCCATAAACCCTCGTTGCTCCATCGCCGGATCCCTTGGCCCGAACGAGAATGACCGCCAGCTGCTCCACCGTAACCTTCGTGGCCGGAGCGAATATGCGTTTAGCGACTCCTTTCATAAGCCCGTAATCGGTAACCGCTTCAACCTCGTCAAATGACCAGCGCGACTTCAGTACATCGTTGTAGCTCGGTGAACCAGACGTCTTCGACATCTGTAATAATCGGAAAAGTACTGCCGCAAACTGCTCTCTTGTCATCGACTCGTACAGACGGGACGTTCCGTCTTCAAAACCGGTGAAGATGCCTTCGTCCTTCAATACCTCGAACTTCTGTTCCGTCGTCAGCTCTGCCGCTCCCGCTGCGGGGATCAGCACACCGAAGAATAAAACAAGGGCAAGCAGGGTGAAACCAATTCTTTTCATCGATTCGATCTGCCTCCTTCTTTATTCCACCTTGGGCGGGCTCGATTAAGCTGTGGTTCCGTTGCGGTGGTTGTAACGTATTTGACGCACGGAAATCGATTTTGATGCGCCGGTCGCGAGAAATGATTCTTACAGCATGGAAAACGCGCAAATGCGCGATTAAAACGGATCGATCAACATTTTTCCGCAAATACAGCTTTCTCGGATGAAGCATATTTATGGGCAGATACTACCTCATGGCATATAAGCAAGTCTCGATAACACGATCCAATCGCACAGTCTTCCTTTTTCGAACTTATTATGACAGGATTCCTCTATCCCTCTCCTTCCGAGCTGACCCGGAGGAACTATATCATCTCGATTCGAAAATGAAAAAAAGTCCGCGATAGGCGCGGACTTCATTCGGACAAAGCTCTTGTCAGCCGATGATGCGGCCGAAACTATTTCGGTTATACAGAATCGGCGCGTTATTGCTGCCGCTCGTTTGCTTCTGCACGATCTCGTGCAGCCGCCCTGTCAGCTCCGCGAACCATTCTTCGTCACGCGTAGCCAGCGCCAGCTCGATAAAGTCTAGAATCGGCTCCTCGTAGTCCAGCACCTGCACCGTAGGCTGCTTCTTGATCCAGCTGCTCAAAACGGCAACCGTAGTGCCGACCGCCGCATCGTGATCGGATTGAACGACATAAACGTTTGCAATGTTTAGTTTCTCGTTCTTCGACGTAATAAATCCTTGAATGAGTTCCCCGTCCTTCGTTCTGCCTTGTACCCAATCACTGATCGCAAAGCTCATCATCAGCACCACCTGTCATTAGAATGGACAGCTAAACTGTACACTATTCAGTTACAGTTCGGCTAAAAAAAGAAGACGTTGCATAAGCAATTTGCCCGGCTAGCCGTCCTTCTTTTCTTGTTACTGTAATTATATTAGTTACAGTTTAAAATGTCAAGGAGTCAAACGCCCATGCCACCATAAGCGGGAACTCTTCCCGCCACATCACATCATCGTGTGACGCGTTCCGTTCTCTCATTTCCACGTCCGCACCAGCCTCGCACAGCACAGCCGCCCATCGGGTCGCATTTTCGAGGAAAAACGGCTCTTGCGTACCCGCTGCGAGGTACACGCGAGGAATTGACCTCGGCATCACTTCAGGTGGTCGGTAACCTCCCCCCGGCGAAGCGCAGAAGATCGATCCGAAAACGTCCGGATGCCGAAGGCCAAGGGCGAGCGATAGCTCACCGCCCGCGGAGACACCGAACACCGCGGTGCGGTCGGTAGTTGGCGTGACTCCGAAGCGTGACTGGACCCATTGGTAGACGTCCTCGACGAAGAACTTCTCGTGAGCTGCGAATCGTTCGGGGTTAAAGACCGGTGAATATTCATGGAGCCGCAGCATTTCATCGGCCAGTCTGTGCACGCCGATGATCATCGTTGGCGGCGCTGCGGCCTCCTCGAGAATTCCGCCCCACTGCGAAATCAACTGACCGTCACCGGCAAAAACGAATGCTTGGGGCGGGTCCGGAGGGACGTACACCGTAAATTGCCGACCACCGTCGTACTCGAACGTCTCGGTAACGAGCTTTCCCGCGATGCGTGACATTGTCGCTAGCCTCCTCTTTATTTACGCACTTCGTAAAGATTTATTCAGCAGACTCGCTTAGATAATGATCGACGATTTGCTGGATCGTCATTCCGTTGTCCTTCATCGATCTGATTTCCTCAAGCCGTTCGAGGGCATGCAGCCTGGGATAGCGGCGCACGAGGCCCATATCAATCTGGATGAAGGGCAGAATCCCCGTTTCCGTGTAGTATTTCAACGTGCTGTACCGCATCCCCGAAAGTTGGACCAACTCGCTTACGGTGACCAGCTCCGCCTGCATGACGACTTCCAAGCTTCTTCTTCTCGACATAGCGCTCCTCCGTTAATTATAAGCCTATATCCATATCTTCCATCGTTTTGCGAATAAGGCGGATCGACTTCCACTCACCCCCCTTCTCTTCATGAAGCCGCTGCACGCGTTTCTTCAATTCGAGTTGTTCGTATTCGGAAAAGTAGCTTTTTAGCAGCTTGCTCATTTCTAACATCATCGTCAATAATGCAGATTGCTTGGTGACTGGTCCGTTCTCGAGCAGCTCGGCTCGTATGCGCTGAATGATCCGATCCTTGTGAACAGTCGAAGGCACGTACCTGGTCGCTTTAAACAGAAGCATCATCCGGTATTGTTCCTCCTTCAAGCATCCACTGAGAACAAGCGGATTCACGACAGCCTGAAACAGCCGAGTCGAATCTTTCCCCCACATATAAATCGACTGAATCCATTCTTTCATCGTTTTGCTCGACTGCTTCAGTTTTTGAAGCATCATCAAGTCGGCTGCTTCTCCATTATACTGATTTTCAATAACGACAAGCTTCCCTTTATCACCAACTCGGATAACTTCCTCGGACAGCAATCCGATGAGGATGGCCCCCGCCGCGTATGTCCGCAAGTAGCTGCGCATCGGTCTTCTCCATTTATGGGTTTCAGAATCGGACGCCAGCAAGACGAATTCCTGCGCAAGCGTAAATGAATGTACCATCGAAGATCCCTCCATTGGTTTGATATCTCAGTCACTTATTACTTATCACTTATTACTTATTACTTACTACTTATTACTTACTATAACACATCCGATAAAAAAAATAGCCCGCGATTTACGCGGACTTCAATTTGGACGAATCAATCCAGAAGCGTGCTTATGCGAATGCTCTCAATCTTTTCATTTCTGATGTGAAATGTCATTACATCCACGTAATTGACCGGCGTATACCGATAATCATCCTCTTCGCCGGTCGCGCCATTCCCCATTAGATTTCCTTCGGGATACGCTTGTTTAAGCTCTTCGACACTGTCGCCGACTTTGATATTTCGGATCGTGGGATATTTGGAATCGGTAATTTCGATCCTGGTAATCCGGAAGTCGCTTCCTTTCCCCGTATCGAAGGTTTCGATTTCAAGCCCCGGAAATTTGAATAGATTCTTCGTGCGGCCGAGCCAGTGATCCATGTTCAGCCCATCGTCTGCCGAATAGGTGTGGGATTCTTTCTCTTCCGCCTTTCCAAGCATGCTTTCAAGCTTTGCATCGTCGACAATGTCGGAAAGGGCAATGGTAATGTCTTGATGGACAAAGGAAAGCTCTTTAAGAATCACATTCCCGTCCTTTGGAATGGTGCCCTCCTTGATCACCTCGGAATCGGCGCTGTTGTCCGGTGAATGATTGGCCGATGAATCGGCTGGCGCCTCCGGCGAAGCCGGCCTGTTCTCCTGACATCCCGCCAGCAATATCGTAAGAAGTAACGCAAGCGACACCAAAGCCGCTGATTTTTTTAATGCTTTCATAAACATTCCCCTCCTGCAAATTAAGTTGTTTCATCTTACGAGGTCAATTTTATGAAAACAATTTAGCAGTGTAATAACAAACTTGTATCATTCTTGTAACATATGAAATAAGGGAAGAACGATGGAAGCGGTGGTTCCCTCGTTAATTTTGCTTTCGATTGTCAAGGATCCGGCGAATTTCTCGACGATTTCCTTGCACATGGAAAGCCCCAGTCCAGAACCCTTGGCAGCGTTTGAATTTTTCGCTCGATAAAATCTTTCTTGCACCAGGTCAATCTCATCCTCATCGATTCCGATCCCCTGATCGCTTATTTGGACAACCGCTTCCTTCTGTCTAATAAACGTTTCAATGCTGATCCGCGCGTCAGAGTTGGAATACTTTATGGCGTTATCGAGAATATTCGCAATGGCATGCGACAACAATAGTGGATTGACATAGACGAAAGCCGGTTTTCCCGGCTTAAATTCCAGCGTTATCCCTTTGTTCTCCGCTTTGGATCGCATCTCTGCAACCACATGATCGGTTATCTCGGATAACTCCGTCTGTTCCTTGCCTATTTCATCCGAGCCTGCCTTGTCAAACCGTGATAACAATAACAACTCATTGATGAGCTGCGTAAGCCTGTCCGACTCGTTGATTAGATGATAATAAATCTTCCGCAACTCCGCGTCATTGCTTTCTCCCTCGTATAAATATTGGGAAAACCCACGGATGGCGGCTAGAGGCGTTTTCAGTTCATGCGAAACATTGGAGACGAACTGCTTCTGATGTTGAATATAGTCGTTCAATTGAATGCCCATCCGGTTTAATCCCGAAGCAAGCATCCCAAGCTCGTCCTTCCTGTTCAATTGGACCTGGTGGAATTGTTGTTTGGCAAATTTCTCGGTAGCGCCAAGCAAATATTTGATCGGTTTCGTCGTATTGCGGGCAATGAATAAGCTTGAAAACGTGGTCAGTACTAGAAAGCCTACCGCGCCGGCAAACAAAATCGTACGGATTTGATCCATGATATCGTAAAAGTAGGAAACGTCTTCCACGAACTCGAACACGTAAACATGCTGATAATACATATCTTGAATGGGTACCGCAACGTACATCAATTTCGAATCGGTAACCGTGTACGCGTAGTTCCCTTTCAGGGCATTTTTAATATTTTCGGGAAAAATCTGAGGAGAATCGTCATTAATGATAATTCCATCCACGGCCAATCCCAATAGCTTCTGATTGCTATCGTAGATCCGCACTTCCTTGCTTGAGGCTTTCAACCGTTCCAAAGCACTTCTCGGCACATCCGCGATTGGCCCATTGCCCGATGATCGTTCGTACTTGGCGAGGATTTCTCTAAATGACAGCTCATACATATCGGCCTGCCCCATCATTTTCTTTTCAATGGTCGCAAAGCTATAGTAGTCGATCGCTCGATCCACGGAAAAAATAATGATGGCGAAGGATAATACGGAGAAAGATAAATAAATCAACACAAGCCGGGTTGCATATTTCAGGCGGAGTCACCTCCAAACTGATAACCAAACCCGTAAACGGTCTTCACATACTTAGGGTTATCGGCGTCATCCTCCAGCTTCTTTCTTAACCGCATGACGGTCATATCGACGCTGCGGCTGTCACCCAAATAATCGTACCCCCACACGAGCTCCAGAAGCTCATCCCTTGTAAAAATTTTACCGGGTCTCTTAATCAGCGTTTCCAAAATTTTAAATTCTTTGGCAG
It includes:
- a CDS encoding Ig-like domain-containing protein, which encodes MKRIGFTLLALVLFFGVLIPAAGAAELTTEQKFEVLKDEGIFTGFEDGTSRLYESMTREQFAAVLFRLLQMSKTSGSPSYNDVLKSRWSFDEVEAVTDYGLMKGVAKRIFAPATKVTVEQLAVILVRAKGSGDGATRVYGNVSDWARESVGIALKNKWLPEQNDYTDYATRGLLVNAVYAIYADTQMDALKVRSVVPIENNILFVTLSTKASSADKDRFALHDVYGNRVDIKSTFLSSDGLTVTVVTDLQIGNRTYYLYVDGIANPYTSLSGDTTRPTVDSFVTLPPRTIVITFSEQVDSRSAASSANYVLNNGLKVTDLQLSSDKRTVTLTTSQQDDDRSYRLTISGVKDLAGNVMNKRDFTFIGNNDVKKPTVTSVKVNADASVTVVFSEKVNRDQAVLTGRYTIDKGLSVTKAVLADDSRTVTLTTSPQKDATVYSLNIAGISDLAGNVMDTSRNWQFGGVANPVIPVQLESITAINENTLSISFTRAITDSDVTNLKATILTDNGAAVSTAGWSAFELRKPGTDKAVTVQFRNSDSNPALFKPGHVYVAAVTGVSTLITANQANQETFAGTDLENRIPYVKEAVPLSSTTVKVLFSEPVRNISKAAFVIRQNDGTVIGIESDGLNDTGKIVTEVVLKLSDSLKSDKKYEMTFQAGITDAAGWNGMQTKSGSNAYKVYFSGIQ
- a CDS encoding alpha/beta hydrolase; translated protein: MSRIAGKLVTETFEYDGGRQFTVYVPPDPPQAFVFAGDGQLISQWGGILEEAAAPPTMIIGVHRLADEMLRLHEYSPVFNPERFAAHEKFFVEDVYQWVQSRFGVTPTTDRTAVFGVSAGGELSLALGLRHPDVFGSIFCASPGGGYRPPEVMPRSIPRVYLAAGTQEPFFLENATRWAAVLCEAGADVEMRERNASHDDVMWREEFPLMVAWAFDSLTF
- a CDS encoding helix-turn-helix domain-containing protein; translation: MSRRRSLEVVMQAELVTVSELVQLSGMRYSTLKYYTETGILPFIQIDMGLVRRYPRLHALERLEEIRSMKDNGMTIQQIVDHYLSESAE
- a CDS encoding GOLPH3/VPS74 family protein; the encoded protein is MVHSFTLAQEFVLLASDSETHKWRRPMRSYLRTYAAGAILIGLLSEEVIRVGDKGKLVVIENQYNGEAADLMMLQKLKQSSKTMKEWIQSIYMWGKDSTRLFQAVVNPLVLSGCLKEEQYRMMLLFKATRYVPSTVHKDRIIQRIRAELLENGPVTKQSALLTMMLEMSKLLKSYFSEYEQLELKKRVQRLHEEKGGEWKSIRLIRKTMEDMDIGL
- a CDS encoding sensor histidine kinase, with translation MLIYLSFSVLSFAIIIFSVDRAIDYYSFATIEKKMMGQADMYELSFREILAKYERSSGNGPIADVPRSALERLKASSKEVRIYDSNQKLLGLAVDGIIINDDSPQIFPENIKNALKGNYAYTVTDSKLMYVAVPIQDMYYQHVYVFEFVEDVSYFYDIMDQIRTILFAGAVGFLVLTTFSSLFIARNTTKPIKYLLGATEKFAKQQFHQVQLNRKDELGMLASGLNRMGIQLNDYIQHQKQFVSNVSHELKTPLAAIRGFSQYLYEGESNDAELRKIYYHLINESDRLTQLINELLLLSRFDKAGSDEIGKEQTELSEITDHVVAEMRSKAENKGITLEFKPGKPAFVYVNPLLLSHAIANILDNAIKYSNSDARISIETFIRQKEAVVQISDQGIGIDEDEIDLVQERFYRAKNSNAAKGSGLGLSMCKEIVEKFAGSLTIESKINEGTTASIVLPLFHMLQE